In Sorghum bicolor cultivar BTx623 chromosome 8, Sorghum_bicolor_NCBIv3, whole genome shotgun sequence, one genomic interval encodes:
- the LOC8074892 gene encoding transcription factor NIGT1 translates to MEMDPPPPPPLHADNRRRRRCREYLLALEEEERKIRVFQRELPLCLDLVTQTIEEMRSHMDSVVVGSEEETVSDHGGGPVLEEFMPLKPTLSSSSSEDDDDDEHDSSRHHQHRAAGVGDDDKKNDEASGDPETAAALASSRRPLLPQPETKKAMPDWLQSVQLWSNQQQPPPQQQHQDELLLPCRPVALNAYRKPGGAFQPFEKDKDKEKQRGELPLPASSSAAASSAVVGDSCCDRAGGATDTDTAENTNKLSIKGGKDKEAQSSSQAPGRKPRRCWAPELHRRFLQALQQLGGSHAATPKQIRELMKVDGLTNDEVKSHLQKYRLHTRRPNSTTAVAVQSGGTSVVAPPTAPQFVVVGGIWVPPPEYAAAAAAAAAAAAAAAASQPQQAPHLASTGDASGTPTATANKVYAPVATTLTTPGLLQPRPERQSSSCSGGRRSGDACSGSPAVSSSSSQTTSA, encoded by the exons ATGGAGAtggacccgccgccgccgccgcccctgcACGCCGacaaccgccgccgccgccgctgccgcgagTACCTGCTCgcgctggaggaggaggagcgcaaGATCCGGGTGTTCCAGCGCGAGCTGCCGCTCTGCCTCGACCTCGTCACGCAGA CTATCGAGGAGATGAGGAGCCACATGGACAGCGTGGTGGTCGGCAGCGAGGAGGAGACGGTCAGCGACCACGGCGGCGGGCCCGTGCTCGAGGAGTTCATGCCGCTCAAGCCCACCCTCTCGTCCTCCTCttccgaggacgacgacgacgatgagcacGACAGCTCCCGCCACCACCAACACCGCGCTGCCGGCGTTGGTGATGACGACAAGAAGAACGACGAGGCATCGGGAGATCCGGAGACGGCGGCAGCCTTAGCCAGCAGCAGGCGGCCGTTGTTGCCACAGCCGGAGACCAAGAAGGCGATGCCGGACTGGCTACAGTCCGTGCAGCTCTGGAGTAACCAACaacagccgccgccgcagcagcagcaccaggACGAGCTGCTGCTGCCGTGCCGGCCGGTGGCGCTCAACGCCTACCGGAAGCCCGGGGGCGCGTTCCAGCCGTTCGAGAAGGACAAGGACAAGGAGAAGCAGCGCGGCGAACTGCCGCTGCCGGCCTCGTCGTCGGCCGCGGCGAGCTCGGCCGTGGTCGGTGACAGCTGCTGCGACAGGGCCGGCGGCGCCACCGACACCGACACGGCGGAGAATACTAATAAGTTGAGCATCAAAGGCGGCAAGGACAAGGAGGCTCAGTCGTCGTCGCAGGCGCCCGGCCGGAAGCCGCGCCGGTGCTGGGCGCCGGAGCTCCACCGCCGGTTCCTGCAGGCGCTGCAGCAGCTCGGCGGGTCCCACG CGGCGACGCCGAAGCAGATCCGGGAGCTCATGAAGGTCGACGGTCTCACCAACGATGAGGTCAAGAGCCATTTGCAG AAGTATCGCTTGCACACGAGGCGGCCGAACTCGACGACGGCGGTCGCGGTCCAGAGCGGGGGCACCAGCGTCGTCGCGCCGCCGACGGCGCCACAGTTCGTCGTGGTGGGAGGCATCTGGGTGCCACCGCCGGAGTACGCTGCCGCGGCTGCggcagctgctgctgcggcggcggcggcggcggcatcgcAGCCGCAGCAGGCGCCGCACCTAGCCAGCACCGGCGACGCGTCAGGAACGCCGACGGCGACCGCCAACAAGGTGTACGCTCCGGTGGCGACGACGTTGACAACGCCCGGACTGCTGCAGCCGCGTCCGGAGAGGCAGTCCAGCAGCTGCTCCGGCGGGCGGCGCAGTGGGGACGCCTGCTCTGGGTCGCCGGccgtgtcgtcgtcgtcgtcgcagaCCACCTCTGCGTAA